One stretch of Poecilia reticulata strain Guanapo linkage group LG21, Guppy_female_1.0+MT, whole genome shotgun sequence DNA includes these proteins:
- the ylpm1 gene encoding YLP motif-containing protein 1 isoform X1 — MFPSWGNYGAPPPQSFGGPGPRKPPIGTGQAPGGFGGYEASSSGSLFSSLQEQHRQQMQQLQMLHQKQLQSVLHHGNSGTGFGGGLSGGFNAAPPWHSEGPGQVEGAESSQQYLMQEKTPVQTPRGPLPPNQGQQPQPPPQPQPAESKPIPPPPESQPPKSQDNIGAPVASNINPSSTNDNKSVPLQDQQNVWYKQHLQNLQKLRHEKAQQNQTAGNAFLTPQPPSQAMPPPPPLEPPKGTPPPPPPREEPPVPPPPPVEVKSANVGNSPNFTDTPDAPKDPEEAARLQQLQAAAAQWQQVQQQRVSLQYQALMQQHEKLQQILEQYQRLIQQPPNLQTMSAELQLRHYEMQHQQFIPLFQNWNSSFALWHEQFQSYPHKDQLQDYELQWKQWQEQMNATNAHLQERVATITAMVPFAAGQYGAMMGQLGQYPGQDMPLQQQVVNPGVQPTVVGAIATAPGPAGATAASATGATAPGQQPPTFVAHSESSDGPVVQGSLPGGVGIIPPGPLTMQTSSFNSIREPRPSRFDQPPQGFDGPPTFDQSQQRFDGPPSFNPPRQRFEGPTFDQPRQHFDGPTRFDQPRQRFDGPSRFEQPRHRFDGPPRFDQQRPRFDGPQRFDQPRQRFDGPQRFDQPRQRFDGPQRFDQPRQRFDGPPRFDQPRPRFDNPPRHDQPNFGQQSRLDSSRPPCPPPLFESPSAPQLKQQLGPEPKLETDIQNPASSESTTLPKAPAQPLSNKDESIPNKSTADDLTDDNLLGSDGFFIQNDPIPQTLKSKKESEEAKNKSVTDDSNKEKPSTSTKDSALVSKPPPPPQNSQKDDGPMTDNKKSIKIPAEIQPVLQSSDQLAPKPEPPNLPPGRGRGQPPLRGIGRGQLGPGQFREHNTAQTEEGVDEMPYDYIPPEEDTGISEEQQDYWQDPSYQGFGEDESEMRPEDTWVPEEHYFEEEEYYEEPVGPYMGRGRPPMRGGPPMGRGRPPMGRGFPPMGRGVPPMGRGFPPMGRGGPPMGRGGPPMGRGGPPMGRGGPPMGRGGPPMGRGGPPMGRGGPPMGRGGPPMGRAGPPMVRGGPPFNRGGPPVGRGGAHMGIGGPAVARGDLDDMHWAEAESAECSEEGAPYWEEWRPQMRGMRPPFPPGRGRPPRGHPGFMTRGRGGPLHPIHGEMGHEPVGHEMELDDANVDQSMHPMYHEHDPYGQPGHPDVGRGRRRIPPPPHEIMDHLEEPLYEGAEEDSEWYPPRGPPMAPHEIIDRGGMRRRPMGRGIARGMWRPGPHHEGYEEYKEDQALDYDRGEGEYRRPPAPEFPPEDYRHEAKFREGEWDRDRPLPEREYPPRMPPPPHLREERWDPETERRRSYSFDENDRARGELRIHDYRDEPPYRLDEPPHLRASDWDRPSRRSPLPVRTYPDYGDLRPQYEERKEEPPPAGSAADLPGSSVEAATQGTSGANVLALSQRQHEIILKAAQELKQIRELQEGKTPSTEKSQPASSDLLPELPAGLLGLEIPADVRSVLKGMSAAVQSAAPDSASWESKPAVAVDYQSSLSSSAKPPVIPKTVDYGHGHELGATVERIAYGERIVLRPDPIPSDRLYDKEPLGLRDSYSRDPYYDRRPDPYLDRREYSRERELYRDAPPEYERDRYERERYHSRERDESTHTLVEERSPLPPRAAYRERDKERSGSGNRDPDDYYGRPGYDRPLYERSGPDRIGPERYSSPYLERRGGYPEDRGPHPAASLPPPPTPPPPRVEKKPEIKNIDDILKAPGRLSRPERIVIIMRGLPGSGKSHVAKLIRDKEVECGGAPPRVLVLDDYFMTEVEKVEKDPDTGKRVKNKVLEYEYEPEMEDTYRSSMLKTFKKTLDDGFFPFIILDTINDRVKHFEQFWSAAKTKGFEVYVAEITADTQTCAKRNVHGRKLKDITKMSNNWESSPRHMVRLDVRSLLQDAAIEEVEMEDFNPEDVPQETKREEEEESDLGYLPKSKWEMDTSEAKLDKLDGLVSGGKRKRDSEHLSGIEDYLQLPDDYATRTSAPGKKRVRWADLEEQKDADRKRAIGFVVGQTDWEKITDESGQFAQRALNRTKYF, encoded by the exons CCGTGTTACACCACGGTAACAGCGGCACTGGATTTGGAGGTGGACTGTCGGGTGGGTTTAACGCAGCCCCGCCGTGGCATTCAGAAGGACCGGGCCAGGTAGAGGGCGCTGAAAGTAGTCAGCAGTACCTTATGCAGGAAAAGACTCCGGTTCAGACACCGAGGGGACCCCTACCACCTAATCAGGGCCAACAGCCGCAACCTCCACCGCAGCCGCAACCAGCGGAGTCCAAGCCGATTCCTCCACCTCCAGAATCCCAGCCACCCAAGTCGCAGGACAACATCGGCGCTCCAGTGGCCAGCAACATAAACCCGTCCAGCACGAATGATAACAAATCCGTACCTTTACAG GATCAACAGAATGTGTGGTACAAACAGCATCTTCAGAATTTACAGAAACTGAGGCATGAGAAAGCCCAGCAAAATCAGACAGCAGGCAATGCCTTTCTGACGCCACAACCACCCAGTCAGGCAATGCCTCCTCCCCCTCCCTTAGAACCACCAAAAGGCACACCCCCGCCACCGCCACCAAGAGAAGAACCACCTGTGCCACCCCCACCTCCTGTAGAAGTAAAG AGTGCAAATGTAGGAAACTCACCTAATTTTACAGACACA CCTGATGCTCCAAAAGACCCAGAGGAAGCTGCTCGTCTTCAGCAATtgcaggctgcagcagcacaaTGGCAGCAGGTGCAACAGCAGAGAGTTAGCTTGCAATACCAAGCTCTCATGCAGCAACATGAAAAACTTCAACAGATTCTTGAACAGTATCAACGACTGATTCAGCAACCTCCAAACCTGCAG ACGATGTCTGCGGAACTGCAACTGAGGCACTATGAAATGCAACACCAGCAGTTCATACCTTTATTCCAAAACTGGAATAGTTCTTTTGCTTTGTGGCATGAGCAGTTTCAATCTTATCCTCACAAAGACCAGTTGCAGGACTATGAACTCCAATGGAAGCAGTGGCAAGAGCAGATGAATGCTACCAATGCTCATCTTCAAGAGAGGGTGGCCACTATTACTGCTATGGTGCCATTTGCCGCAGGCCAGTATGGTGCTATGATGGGACAGCTTGGCCAGTACCCTGGACAAGATATGCCATTACAGCAGCAAGTAGTGAACCCTGGTGTCCAACCCACTGTGGTTGGTGCTATTGCCACTGCTCCAGGTCCTGCTGGTGCCACAGCTGCAAGTGCTACAGGTGCTACAGCTCCAGGTCAACAACCTCCTACCTTTGTGGCACATTCAGAATCATCTGACGGACCCGTTGTACAAGGAAGTCTTCCTGGTGGGGTTGGAATCATACCCCCTGGTCCTTTGACTATGCAAACATCAAGTTTCAATAGCATAAGAGAACCACG GCCCAGCAGATTTGACCAACCACCACAAGGTTTTGATGGGCCCCCTACATTCGACCAATCACAGCAGCGTTTTGATGGGCCTCCAAGTTTCAACCCACCACGTCAACGATTTGAAGGTCCAACATTTGATCAACCACGGCAGCATTTTGATGGTCCGACAAGGTTTGACCAACCACGTCAGCGCTTTGACGGCCCATCAAGGTTCGAACAACCACGGCACCGTTTTGATGGCCCCCCAAGGTTCGACCAGCAACGCCCGCGCTTTGATGGTCCCCAAAGGTTTGACCAACCAAGGCAACGCTTTGATGGTCCCCAAAGGTTTGACCAACCACGGCAACGCTTTGATGGTCCCCAAAGGTTTGACCAACCGCGGCAGCGCTTTGATGGTCCTCCGAGGTTCGACCAGCCACGGCCCCGCTTCGATAATCCACCCAGACATGACCAGCCTAATTTTGGACAGCAATCTAGATTGGATTCCTCAAGACCCCCTTGCCCTCCACCACTTTTTGAATCTCCTTCAGCCCCTCAGTTAAAACAGCAACTAGGTCCTGAACCTAAATTGGAGACCGATATTCAAAATCCTGCAAGTTCAGAATCAACAACCCTGCCAAAAGCACCTGCTCAACCACTGTCTAACAAAGATGAAAGTATACCAAATAAGTCAACAGCTGATGACTTGACGGATGATAATTTGCTTGGATCAGATGgcttttttattcaaaatgacCCTATTCCTCAGACattaaaaagtaagaaagaGTCTgaggaagcaaaaaataaaagtgtcacTGATGATagcaataaagaaaaacctAGTACATCAACAAAAGACTCTGCTTTGGTATCAAAACCTCCACCACCTCCACAAAATTCCCAAAAGGACGATGGACCaatgacagacaacaaaaaatcaattaaaataccTGCTGAAATCCAACCAGTACTACAAAGTTCAGACCAGTTGGCACCAAAACCAGAACCTCCAAATCTACCTCCTGGCAGGGGACGTGGCCAGCCTCCCTTGCGTGGAATTGGGCGTGGACAATTGGGCCCTGGCCAGTTCAGAGAACATAATACTGCACAAACGGAGGAGGGGGTGGACGAAATGCCTTATGACTACATTCCACCGGAGGAAGATACAGGAATATCTGAAGAGCAACAAGACTACTGGCAAGATCCTTCATATCAGGGGTTTGGCGAGGATGAATCAGAGATGCGTCCTGAAGACACATGGGTCCCAGAAGAACATTACTTTGAAGAGGAAGAGTATTATGAGGAGCCAGTGGGACCATATATGGGGCGAGGTAGACCCCCAATGAGAGGAGGGCCACCAATGGGACGAGGAAGACCACCAATGGGCAGAGGATTTCCTCCCATGGGGAGAGGTGTACCACCCATGGGCAGAGGATTTCCTCCCATGGGCAGAGGGGGTCCACCCATGGGCAGAGGGGGTCCACCCATGGGTAGAGGAGGTCCACCCATGGGCCGAGGGGGTCCGCCCATGGGGAGAGGAGGTCCGCCCATGGGGAGAGGAGGTCCACCCATGGGGAGAGGAGGTCCACCCATGGGTAGAGGAGGTCCACCCATGGGTAGAGCAGGCCCACCAATGGTGAGAGGTGGACCACCCTTTAATAGAGGAGGCCCACCAGTAGGTAGAGGAGGGGCACACATGGGAATAGGGGGTCCTGCAGTTGCTAGAGGAGACCTAGATGATATGCACTGGGCAGAGGCTGAGTCAGCTGAGTGTTCTGAGGAAGGAGCACCTTACTGGGAAGAATGGCGGCCTCAAATGAGAGGCATGAGACCCCCATTTCCACCTGGTCGTGGTCGTCCTCCACGTGGGCACCCTGGTTTTATGACTCGAGGCCGAGGAGGTCCACTTCACCCTATTCATGGTGAAATGGGTCATGAGCCTGTAGGTCATGAAATGGAGTTGGATGATGCCAACGTGGATCAATCAATGCACCCAATGTACCACGAGCACGACCCATATGGCCAACCAGGGCATCCTGATGTAGGAAGAGGCAGGCGACGCATTCCACCTCCGCCCCATGAAATTATGGATCACTTGGAGGAACCTTTGTATGAAGGAGCTGAAGAAGATTCTGAATGGTATCCTCCACGAGGCCCTCCAATGGCTCCACACGAAATAATTGACAGGGGAGGAATGAGAAGACGACCTATGGGTCGAGGAATTGCAAGGGGAATGTGGCGCCCAGGTCCACATCATGAGGGATATGAAGAGTATAAGGAGGACCAAGCTTTGGATTATGATCGAGGCGAGGGTGAGTATCGCCGGCCTCCAGCTCCAGAGTTTCCACCTGAAGACTATCGCCATGAAGCCAAGTTCCGTGAGGGGGAGTGGGACAGAGATCGTCCTCTTCCTGAAAGAGAGTATCCTCCCCGCATGCCGCCCCCACCGCACCTCAGAGAGGAACGCTGGGATCCAGAAACAGAGAGACGTCGCTCATATTCATTTGATGAAAACGATAGGGCAAGGGGAGAGCTACGAATTCATGACTATAGGGATGAGCCCCCATACAGACTGGATGAACCGCCACACCTACGGGCTTCTGACTGGGATAGACCTTCTAGGCGTTCTCCATTACCAGTGAGGACATATCCCGATTATGGTGACCTTAGACCTCAGTATGAGGAGCGTAAGGAAGAGCCACCACCTGCTGGATCTGCAGCAGACTTGCCTGGAAGCTCAGTTGAAGCAGCAACCCAAGGAACAAGCGGGGCAAATGTGCTTGCCCTTTCTCAAAGGCAGCATGAGATTATCCTGAAAGCTGCTCAAGAACTTAAGCAAATACG ggagcTGCAAGAGGGAAAGACCCCTAGTACTGAAAAATCACAACCTGCATCCAGTGACCTTCTGCCAGAGCTACCTGCAGGTCTCCTTGGCTTGGAGATCCCAGCAGATGTTAGGAGTGTTTTAAAG GGTATGAGTGCTGCTGTTCAGTCAGCTGCTCCTGATTCAGCGTCTTGGGAAAGCAAACCTGCTGTTGCTGTAGATTACCAGTCGTCACTGTCTTCTTCAGCCAAACCGCCAGTAATTCCTAAAACGGTCGATTATGGACATGGGCATG AGCTCGGGGCAACTGTAGAGCGGATTGCATATGGTGAGAGAATAGTATTAAGACCTGACCCAATCCCATCAGATCGCCTCTATGATAAAG AACCACTCGGTCTCAGAGATTCCTACAGCCGAGATCCTTATTATGACCGGCGACCAGACCCCTATTTGGATCGCCGGGAGTACAGCAGAGAGAGGGAGTTGTACCGAGATGCGCCTCCTGAATATGAAAGAGACAGATATGAGAGGGAGCGCTATCATTCACGGGAAAGAGATGAGAG CACACATACCTTGGTTGAAGAAAG GTCTCCATTACCACCTCGTGCGGCATACAGGGAAAGAGACAAGGAGCGAAGTGGCAGTGGCAATCGTGACCCAGACGACTATTATGGAAGGCCTGGCTATGACAGACCTCTGTATGAACGCTCTGGACCAGACCGCATCGGACCTGAGCGTTACAGCTCGCCTTACT TGGAAAGAAGAGGAGGTTATCCAGAGGACCGAGGACCACACCCTGCCGCTTCACTGCCTCCTCCACCAACACCGCCACCTCCTCGAGTCGAGAAGAAgcctgaaattaaaaatattgatgacATCCTCAAAGCACCTGGCAGATTATCTCGACCTGAGAGG ATTGTTATTATAATGAGGGGCCTCCCAGGAAGTGGAAAAAGCCACGTTGCAAAACTTATACGG GACAAGGAAGTTGAATGTGGTGGCGCACCTCCAAGAGTTCTTGTTCTGGATGATTACTTCATGACGGAGGTGGAGAAAGTTGAGAAAGACCCAGACACCGGGAAGAGAGTCAAAAATAAG GTTCTTGAATATGAATATGAGCCTGAGATGGAGGATACCTACAGGAGCAGCatgctgaaaacatttaagaaaactcTTGATGACGGTTTCTTCCCTTTTATTATTCTGGACACCATTAATGACCGAGTGAAACATTTTGAGCAGTTCTGGAGTGCAGCCAAAACAAAAGGCTTTGAG GTGTATGTAGCTGAAATCACAGCTGACACTCAAACGTGTGCAAAGAGGAATGTCCATGGGCGCAAGCTTAAGGATATAACAAAG ATGTCCAACAACTGGGAGTCATCTCCTCGTCATATGGTGCGCCTGGATGTGCGATCTTTGCTTCAGGATGCTGCCATTGAGGag GTTGAAATGGAGGACTTCAACCCCGAAGACGTTCCCCAAGAAACcaagagggaggaggaagaagagagcgATCTG